In a single window of the Hoyosella subflava DQS3-9A1 genome:
- a CDS encoding LacI family DNA-binding transcriptional regulator, producing MKRPTLVTVAQRAGVSTALASIVMRGAKGASEQTRVRVLEAAREVGYQPDARARMLRQRHTRLIGVQFDLQQAFHGDLVEGIYAAAEQAGYDVALSAVTPARGEDRAVQSLLAHRCDGLILLGPQQSPDRLNELGQQLPIVSVARRLRGKAAETVDVVRSADDIGVHQAVTHLTALGHQHIAQIDGGKAPGAADRRRGFMTAMRRSGLAQGAIVLSGGADEEQGARVAREILALSPRPTAVIAFNDRCAVGVLDVFLREGISVPGDISVVGYDDSRLASMSHVDLTTVGQDASELARIAVERAIGRIEGAADINDREIVFEPHLVVRGTTGPAHVRI from the coding sequence GTGAAGCGACCCACGCTAGTCACGGTGGCACAGCGGGCAGGTGTGTCAACGGCGCTCGCTTCGATCGTCATGCGTGGAGCCAAAGGCGCGAGCGAACAGACCCGGGTGCGAGTCCTGGAGGCGGCGAGAGAAGTTGGCTACCAGCCAGACGCCCGAGCACGGATGCTTCGGCAGCGGCACACCAGGCTTATTGGGGTGCAGTTTGACCTGCAGCAAGCGTTTCACGGCGACCTGGTCGAAGGTATCTATGCCGCTGCTGAACAAGCAGGGTACGACGTAGCACTAAGTGCCGTCACTCCTGCCCGCGGCGAGGACCGCGCGGTGCAATCCCTCCTTGCACACCGCTGCGACGGACTGATACTCCTCGGACCCCAGCAATCACCCGATCGTCTGAATGAGCTCGGCCAGCAACTCCCGATCGTTTCAGTTGCTCGTCGCCTACGGGGCAAAGCCGCGGAGACCGTTGACGTCGTTCGTTCTGCCGACGACATTGGTGTCCACCAAGCTGTCACCCACCTCACCGCGTTGGGACATCAGCACATCGCGCAAATAGATGGCGGCAAAGCTCCAGGAGCTGCGGACAGACGCCGCGGGTTCATGACAGCGATGCGACGCAGTGGGTTAGCGCAGGGTGCCATCGTCCTGTCAGGAGGCGCCGATGAGGAGCAAGGCGCGCGGGTGGCGCGGGAGATTCTTGCGCTGAGTCCGCGGCCAACCGCAGTTATTGCCTTCAACGATCGGTGCGCCGTTGGTGTGCTTGATGTGTTCCTGCGCGAAGGGATTTCGGTGCCAGGCGACATTTCCGTGGTCGGCTATGACGACAGTCGCCTCGCTAGTATGTCGCACGTGGACCTAACGACTGTCGGACAGGATGCTAGCGAACTCGCCCGAATTGCCGTTGAGCGTGCGATTGGCCGTATTGAGGGTGCTGCTGACATCAATGATCGGGAGATCGTCTTCGAACCCCACCTTGTCGTACGGGGCACGACAGGCCCGGCCCATGTCCGAATATGA
- a CDS encoding biotin transporter BioY, whose translation MEKQLTRSRDTTADLALVALFAALIAVCAILPAIKLTASGVPITLQTFGVLLAGAVLGARRGSLAVCLYLLVGFAGLPIFSGGAGGLGVLAGPTAGYLLAFPFAAALCGFLVEQLLRTRVRWQTPLVFLAGITSSFAFIHTFGIIGLSIQLDVSLAQALALDVAFWPGDVIKNIAMAIVATAVHRAFPDLLPRRFAANHVVSPDTSRQPNGTH comes from the coding sequence ATGGAAAAACAACTGACAAGGTCTCGCGACACAACCGCTGACCTGGCGCTCGTGGCCCTTTTCGCCGCGCTGATCGCCGTCTGCGCGATTCTTCCGGCGATCAAACTGACCGCAAGTGGCGTGCCAATTACGCTGCAAACGTTTGGGGTCCTGCTCGCAGGAGCTGTACTTGGCGCACGTCGCGGCTCCCTGGCGGTGTGCTTGTACTTGCTCGTGGGGTTCGCTGGCCTCCCGATCTTCTCAGGAGGAGCGGGCGGGCTAGGTGTCCTCGCGGGCCCAACAGCCGGGTACCTGCTGGCCTTCCCCTTTGCTGCGGCGCTGTGCGGATTCCTCGTGGAACAGCTGCTGCGGACACGCGTGAGATGGCAGACCCCGCTCGTCTTTCTAGCAGGGATTACCAGCAGTTTCGCGTTTATCCACACCTTCGGGATTATCGGACTGTCGATCCAGCTGGATGTTTCCCTCGCCCAGGCACTCGCACTCGATGTGGCCTTCTGGCCAGGCGACGTCATTAAAAACATTGCCATGGCGATAGTCGCCACCGCCGTGCACCGGGCCTTTCCCGACCTGCTCCCCCGGCGCTTTGCAGCAAACCACGTGGTAAGCCCTGACACTTCGCGGCAGCCCAATGGCACGCATTGA
- a CDS encoding energy-coupling factor ABC transporter ATP-binding protein gives MARIELNDATVTLPEPHRAKAILGPVTASLTEQRIALIGPNGSGKSTFARLLNGLTQPSSGSVLIDGLNTRKHGAAVRRRVGFLFSDPAAQLVMPTAAEDVALSLRRRKLSKSERRMEAHAWLARFGLDHLADVSVHSLSGGQRQLLALTGALAAEPNVLVADEPTTLLDLRNTRRIGDYLFSLPQQLVIVTHDLELASRCDRALVIENGAIVFDGPAQAATDYYQAVVA, from the coding sequence ATGGCACGCATTGAACTAAATGATGCGACGGTTACGCTTCCCGAACCCCATCGCGCGAAAGCAATCCTCGGTCCAGTCACAGCCTCACTAACCGAACAGCGCATCGCGCTGATTGGTCCGAACGGTTCGGGAAAGTCCACGTTCGCCCGTTTACTGAATGGCCTCACTCAGCCGTCATCGGGATCCGTGCTTATCGATGGCCTCAACACTCGCAAGCACGGTGCCGCGGTTCGGCGACGCGTCGGTTTTCTCTTCAGTGATCCTGCCGCGCAGCTTGTGATGCCAACAGCAGCAGAGGACGTGGCGCTCTCGTTGCGGCGGAGGAAACTCAGCAAGAGCGAGCGGCGCATGGAGGCGCACGCCTGGCTCGCGCGTTTCGGCCTGGATCACCTCGCAGACGTCAGCGTGCATTCACTATCGGGCGGCCAGCGACAGCTATTGGCACTTACGGGAGCACTTGCCGCTGAGCCCAACGTTCTCGTCGCCGATGAACCGACAACGCTGCTTGACTTGCGAAACACGCGCCGCATAGGCGACTATCTTTTTTCACTTCCCCAGCAGCTCGTGATCGTCACCCACGACCTAGAACTCGCGTCCCGCTGTGACCGAGCCCTGGTGATCGAGAACGGGGCTATCGTTTTTGACGGACCAGCGCAGGCTGCCACTGATTACTACCAGGCAGTTGTGGCATGA
- a CDS encoding DUF1330 domain-containing protein codes for MPTMDSKRCSAYAIAYLRDVEVGREIVEYISRIDGTLEKYGGRFLVHGGALTAMEGEWPGDVIIIEFPSRDDALAWYNSSAYQEILPLRTEHSNGIAAIIEGVPCAYRATEKLTQL; via the coding sequence ATGCCCACGATGGACTCCAAGCGCTGCAGTGCCTATGCGATCGCTTACCTACGTGACGTCGAGGTAGGTCGCGAGATCGTCGAATACATCAGCCGGATCGACGGCACCCTCGAAAAATATGGTGGGCGATTCCTCGTCCATGGCGGAGCGCTCACCGCAATGGAAGGGGAGTGGCCGGGAGACGTCATCATTATCGAATTTCCCAGCCGTGACGACGCGCTCGCGTGGTACAACTCGTCCGCGTACCAGGAAATCTTGCCCTTGCGCACAGAGCATTCGAACGGCATCGCCGCGATCATCGAGGGTGTGCCGTGTGCGTATCGCGCAACAGAGAAACTTACCCAGCTGTGA
- a CDS encoding HNH endonuclease signature motif containing protein, translating to MFDLLVGALDGVGVQDFGELDDAGVIAAAGVWHRLESVVAERKYAAAAELFRRYRAREDEQGGWVLDAYEQAEAEIGAALGLSRRAAGDVVNFGDALAARLPRFREAVAAGLVSVYQARQVEVATRNVTGTAIGAVEEQILARVLARGGTASGRRLRDLADRVITAVDPDGIRVRRQRAQDERYVEVSAAEDGMVHVLASLRADEGRFLDARVTEMAKEVCAQDPRPFPVRRADALTALVHGEPRLACRCGSTGCTQRGALPARRKPVVHVILTDTALTGQDQNTPAYLDGYGIIDSALAREIAAHAIIRPLTPSQTHPAGPADPPVPGDPVPSAPACQDDAALTYRPRLQVADRSRAEHGTCQWPHCDRAAWDCDLDHNDPFNHTDPEAGGRTVAANLGPLCRGHHRIKTFCGWTFTPSGDRTMVLHAPSGLTYTLYQSGPVELLTGAPPAFPSPNTEPAGLPKKTRTRTQHRAARTRTQHRAARVRTERGINHATRCHNNTTTTSTEPPF from the coding sequence ATGTTCGATTTGCTGGTGGGGGCGCTGGATGGTGTCGGGGTGCAGGATTTCGGGGAGCTTGATGATGCGGGGGTGATCGCGGCGGCGGGGGTGTGGCATCGGCTGGAGTCGGTGGTCGCGGAGCGGAAGTACGCGGCTGCCGCGGAGTTGTTCCGCCGGTACCGGGCGCGGGAGGACGAGCAGGGCGGGTGGGTGCTGGATGCGTATGAGCAGGCGGAAGCGGAGATCGGTGCCGCGCTGGGGCTCAGCCGCCGCGCGGCCGGGGATGTGGTGAATTTCGGGGACGCGCTCGCCGCGCGGCTGCCGCGGTTCCGGGAAGCGGTCGCGGCGGGGCTGGTGTCGGTGTATCAGGCCCGTCAGGTCGAGGTCGCGACCCGGAATGTGACCGGGACCGCGATCGGGGCGGTTGAGGAGCAGATCCTGGCGCGGGTGCTGGCCAGGGGTGGTACCGCGTCGGGGCGGCGGTTACGGGATCTCGCGGACCGGGTGATCACCGCGGTGGATCCGGACGGGATCCGGGTGCGGCGCCAGCGCGCGCAGGACGAACGGTATGTGGAGGTCTCCGCCGCGGAGGACGGGATGGTGCATGTGCTGGCCAGTCTGCGCGCGGACGAGGGACGGTTCCTTGATGCGCGGGTCACGGAAATGGCGAAAGAGGTCTGCGCGCAGGACCCGCGCCCGTTCCCGGTGCGCCGCGCGGACGCGCTGACCGCGCTGGTCCATGGTGAGCCCCGCCTGGCGTGCCGGTGCGGCAGCACCGGCTGCACCCAGCGCGGTGCGCTGCCTGCCCGCCGGAAACCGGTCGTGCACGTCATCCTCACCGACACCGCACTGACCGGGCAGGACCAGAACACCCCGGCGTATCTCGACGGGTACGGCATCATCGACAGCGCCCTCGCCCGCGAGATCGCCGCCCACGCGATCATCCGCCCCCTCACCCCCAGCCAGACACACCCCGCAGGTCCGGCTGATCCGCCTGTGCCAGGCGATCCGGTCCCGTCTGCCCCGGCCTGCCAGGACGACGCGGCGCTGACGTACCGGCCCCGCCTGCAGGTCGCGGACCGGTCCCGCGCCGAGCACGGCACCTGTCAATGGCCGCACTGTGACCGGGCGGCATGGGACTGCGACCTCGACCATAACGATCCGTTCAACCACACCGACCCGGAAGCCGGGGGCCGCACGGTCGCGGCGAACCTGGGCCCGCTGTGCCGCGGCCATCACCGGATCAAAACCTTCTGCGGCTGGACCTTCACCCCCAGCGGCGACCGCACCATGGTGCTGCACGCACCCAGCGGACTCACCTACACCCTCTACCAATCCGGGCCCGTCGAACTGCTCACCGGCGCCCCACCCGCGTTCCCCAGCCCGAACACAGAACCCGCGGGACTACCGAAAAAAACCCGCACCCGCACCCAACACCGCGCCGCCCGCACCCGCACCCAACACCGCGCCGCCCGCGTCCGCACCGAACGCGGCATCAACCACGCCACCCGCTGCCACAACAACACCACCACCACCAGCACCGAACCACCCTTCTAA
- a CDS encoding PPOX class F420-dependent oxidoreductase, translating to MTFTDQEVEYMRSQPVARFATVSGDGQPDVVPVAFEFDATYFWIGGIGADVLGTRKFRNVAGSHHKVALVIDDLVSLDPFIARSIRVYGRAEQPFERVGIVGPGTFIRVTPTVSWSWNLDGKPAGDSWYDARRTVHEPPCETALE from the coding sequence ATGACATTCACTGATCAAGAAGTCGAATATATGCGCTCGCAGCCGGTAGCCCGTTTCGCGACCGTTTCCGGCGACGGACAGCCCGACGTTGTCCCGGTAGCCTTCGAATTCGATGCAACGTATTTCTGGATAGGCGGAATCGGTGCAGACGTTCTGGGAACACGCAAGTTCCGCAACGTCGCTGGCAGCCACCACAAGGTCGCGCTTGTGATAGACGATCTTGTCTCGCTCGATCCATTCATCGCGCGTTCAATCAGGGTCTATGGCCGTGCCGAACAACCGTTTGAACGCGTCGGAATCGTTGGCCCCGGCACTTTCATACGCGTCACACCTACCGTCTCGTGGAGCTGGAACCTGGACGGCAAACCGGCGGGCGACAGCTGGTACGACGCGCGCCGTACGGTTCACGAGCCGCCGTGTGAGACAGCCCTGGAATAG
- a CDS encoding TetR family transcriptional regulator produces the protein MANSLDDVIDGALRVLDARGMEFFSMRRVAAELDVQPSALYHHVENKQTLLTLMAARIVGPVTIDEDLGAASHRLRDAMLGIRDGAEVVATATAFRLGTSDLEAELAKYSSPDVARTLLIYVIGHTQATQLHSQASALGLIPHDPDLDESFARGLAIILDS, from the coding sequence GTGGCTAACTCACTCGACGACGTCATCGATGGCGCGCTTCGTGTACTCGACGCACGGGGGATGGAGTTCTTCTCCATGAGACGCGTCGCAGCCGAACTCGACGTCCAGCCGAGCGCGCTCTATCACCATGTAGAGAACAAGCAGACACTGCTGACTCTCATGGCAGCGAGAATCGTCGGACCAGTAACTATCGACGAGGACCTCGGTGCGGCATCGCATCGGCTAAGGGACGCCATGCTGGGCATCCGTGATGGCGCCGAAGTGGTCGCGACGGCGACAGCATTCCGGCTTGGAACGTCCGATCTGGAAGCCGAGCTAGCTAAGTACTCCTCGCCCGACGTCGCTCGCACGCTCTTGATTTATGTCATCGGGCACACCCAGGCCACCCAGTTGCACAGTCAGGCAAGCGCACTTGGACTGATACCCCACGATCCCGACCTCGACGAGTCGTTTGCCCGCGGCCTCGCGATCATCTTGGACAGTTGA
- a CDS encoding energy-coupling factor transporter transmembrane component T family protein, translated as MTGQPNLLGLYQPGTTVLHRLPAGVKLVALCGFGATALAIRTPELAVAALVAAGGCVIWSRTNVFTFMRALRPLLVIAAILLGFHSWQADLAHGVQVTSRMLAIVVLATVVTATTSSDAILDAVTRALRPLRHVGVNPDTVGLAIGLMLRAIPALLSVAYEAREAARARGLERSPRALLVPMAVRSVAHARATGEALAARGLGDS; from the coding sequence ATGACCGGCCAGCCCAATCTGCTCGGCCTCTACCAGCCTGGCACGACAGTGCTTCATCGCTTGCCTGCCGGGGTCAAGCTCGTTGCACTGTGCGGCTTCGGTGCGACAGCACTCGCTATTCGAACCCCAGAACTTGCGGTGGCGGCGCTAGTGGCAGCGGGTGGATGTGTCATCTGGTCACGCACCAACGTCTTCACCTTCATGCGCGCGTTGCGGCCGCTACTGGTTATCGCGGCCATCCTTCTTGGCTTCCACTCGTGGCAGGCAGACCTCGCCCACGGGGTGCAGGTGACGTCCCGCATGCTTGCAATCGTGGTCCTCGCGACGGTTGTCACGGCGACGACCTCCTCGGATGCGATACTCGACGCCGTGACGCGTGCACTGCGCCCACTGCGCCATGTCGGGGTCAACCCGGACACAGTCGGCCTGGCAATCGGACTCATGCTGCGCGCAATACCGGCTCTGCTTTCGGTCGCGTATGAGGCGCGTGAGGCGGCCCGCGCACGGGGCCTAGAGCGAAGTCCCCGCGCCCTCCTCGTCCCTATGGCTGTCCGCTCGGTCGCGCACGCTCGGGCGACAGGAGAAGCACTGGCGGCGCGCGGTCTCGGAGATTCCTGA
- a CDS encoding MmcQ/YjbR family DNA-binding protein: protein MRTVVDSDLFFRMLDTLAGVEQSQGRDYTSFSVHGKRFGYYWPRTQTVGLKQTLIEQAALVAERPDVFEVQFTAGGFGWVVVYLERIEADELCELLYEAWRLSAPDALQEQHPQPRYLSGRTESKGNPI from the coding sequence GTGAGAACTGTGGTTGACAGTGATCTGTTCTTCCGGATGCTCGACACCCTTGCGGGTGTCGAGCAATCTCAGGGCCGCGACTATACGTCGTTCAGCGTGCACGGCAAACGCTTCGGATACTACTGGCCTCGCACGCAGACTGTTGGCCTCAAACAGACTTTGATCGAGCAGGCGGCGCTAGTCGCGGAGCGACCCGACGTGTTCGAAGTCCAGTTCACGGCTGGTGGATTCGGCTGGGTGGTCGTCTATCTGGAACGGATCGAAGCGGACGAACTCTGTGAGCTCCTATACGAAGCGTGGCGCCTCTCCGCGCCGGATGCCCTGCAGGAACAGCATCCGCAACCGCGTTATCTCAGTGGTCGCACCGAGTCCAAGGGAAACCCCATCTGA
- a CDS encoding Gfo/Idh/MocA family oxidoreductase, whose product MITSSLPVSVGLIGAGRMGAFHAEALARRIPEARLAAIADPAPGLAHRLAQELDCPKAYTSIDELLADSDIEAVVIATPARTHAALVVAASKANKAIYCEKPMAMTLEEADEAIAAAETASVPLQVGFNRRFDRGFRAGQEKIASGQLGTPQLLRSNTRDPKLADPSRIPQWTIFMETLIHDFDTLNWLNPGAQAIEVYATADAVIRPDFKAQGLLDTAVVLIRYDNGAVATADASFQAVYGYDVRAEVFASGGLVTMGDLLNAHSTTYTSDGASAETVRYDQHLFRDAYIDELVHFARCVRERRAPDVTGSDARAALAIALAAIKSVETGAPVRPLTSAENPGSTLLS is encoded by the coding sequence ATGATCACCTCATCCTTGCCAGTATCCGTAGGCCTCATCGGCGCCGGGAGAATGGGCGCATTTCACGCTGAAGCCCTCGCACGTCGTATCCCGGAAGCACGTCTCGCGGCGATCGCCGATCCCGCTCCCGGCCTCGCCCACCGCCTCGCCCAGGAATTAGACTGCCCCAAGGCGTACACGAGTATCGACGAGTTGCTGGCCGATTCGGACATCGAGGCGGTAGTCATCGCGACGCCCGCGCGTACCCATGCAGCCCTCGTCGTCGCAGCGTCGAAGGCCAACAAGGCGATCTACTGCGAAAAGCCCATGGCAATGACGCTCGAGGAAGCCGATGAGGCAATCGCGGCGGCAGAAACGGCGAGCGTGCCGCTCCAGGTTGGCTTCAATCGCCGATTTGATCGCGGCTTCCGCGCGGGACAGGAAAAGATCGCCAGCGGTCAGTTGGGCACACCGCAGCTCCTGCGGTCGAACACGCGCGACCCTAAGCTCGCTGATCCATCCCGCATCCCGCAGTGGACGATCTTCATGGAGACACTCATCCACGATTTCGACACGCTCAACTGGCTCAACCCTGGAGCACAAGCGATAGAGGTGTACGCGACTGCGGACGCGGTGATACGGCCTGACTTCAAGGCACAAGGCCTGCTTGATACCGCTGTCGTCCTGATCCGCTACGACAACGGGGCCGTCGCCACCGCAGACGCGAGTTTCCAGGCAGTCTATGGTTATGACGTCCGCGCTGAAGTCTTTGCCTCAGGCGGCCTCGTAACGATGGGCGATCTCCTGAACGCTCATTCCACCACGTACACCTCAGACGGCGCATCGGCTGAAACCGTACGGTATGACCAGCATCTGTTTCGAGACGCATATATCGATGAGCTTGTGCACTTCGCGCGATGCGTGCGTGAACGCCGTGCACCGGACGTCACAGGATCGGACGCACGGGCAGCGCTTGCCATTGCACTCGCCGCGATCAAATCAGTAGAAACGGGTGCACCCGTACGCCCACTGACATCCGCTGAGAACCCTGGTTCTACCCTGTTGTCGTGA
- a CDS encoding dihydrolipoyl dehydrogenase family protein, with amino-acid sequence MTQDTYDVIVIGGGPAGENAAAYAIAGSNRTAALVERELVGGECSYWACMPSKALLRPAHLLSAAQAMPGVSEGLAPGGLKRDAVYARRDAFVSNHDDASQVQWANNNGIDVIRGSAQLAGERLVRVGDRTLQARHAVVLATGTAASVPDVPGLRAALPWTSRDATNLHELPKRVVIVGGGVVACECATWFAALGAEKVTLLVRGQSLLPKAEPFVGERVADGLRRHGVEILFGTSPQSVDRPTVRDTGEGMIHGGPVTVDLGNAALEADEIVVAAGRAPSTNGLGLATIGIEEGRHVDVDDHMTARDAEGNWLYAVGDVNGRSPLTHMGKYQARVCGDVIAARADGHPLEESRYRATADLHHVPQVVFTAPEVASVGLTERVAASEGYDVTIAELNIAVAGSALSRDDFEGHAKLVVDKGTRCLVGATFVGPDVGELIHAATIAVVGAVPLETLWHAVPSFPTVSEVWLWLLESLRGQ; translated from the coding sequence ATGACCCAGGACACGTACGACGTTATTGTGATCGGTGGCGGCCCTGCCGGTGAGAACGCAGCTGCCTACGCGATCGCGGGTAGCAACCGGACGGCCGCGCTCGTTGAACGCGAACTGGTCGGCGGGGAATGTTCTTACTGGGCGTGCATGCCGAGTAAGGCATTACTGCGGCCCGCGCACCTCCTATCCGCAGCGCAGGCGATGCCCGGTGTGAGTGAGGGACTCGCACCCGGGGGGTTGAAGCGGGACGCGGTGTATGCCAGGCGTGACGCGTTCGTCAGCAACCATGACGACGCGTCACAGGTGCAGTGGGCGAACAATAACGGCATCGACGTAATTCGCGGTTCTGCGCAGCTAGCTGGTGAGCGGCTCGTCCGGGTCGGCGATCGGACACTACAGGCCCGTCACGCGGTGGTACTGGCAACAGGGACCGCAGCGAGCGTCCCGGATGTGCCCGGGCTTCGCGCCGCACTTCCGTGGACATCCCGCGACGCGACTAATTTGCACGAACTGCCGAAGCGGGTGGTGATCGTGGGCGGCGGTGTGGTGGCATGCGAATGTGCCACGTGGTTCGCTGCGTTGGGTGCAGAGAAGGTCACACTGTTGGTACGCGGACAATCTCTGCTGCCAAAGGCGGAACCTTTCGTTGGTGAACGGGTTGCCGATGGTCTGCGCAGGCATGGTGTGGAGATTCTGTTCGGCACTAGCCCCCAAAGCGTGGACCGTCCAACGGTCCGCGACACCGGCGAAGGAATGATCCACGGTGGTCCCGTTACTGTTGATCTCGGCAATGCGGCTCTCGAGGCAGATGAGATCGTCGTCGCCGCGGGCAGAGCGCCGTCAACGAACGGACTAGGCCTTGCCACGATCGGGATCGAAGAGGGCCGTCACGTAGACGTTGATGACCATATGACAGCTCGAGATGCCGAAGGCAACTGGCTCTACGCAGTGGGCGATGTCAATGGCCGCTCGCCTCTCACACATATGGGTAAATACCAGGCGCGGGTCTGTGGTGACGTGATAGCCGCTCGCGCCGATGGGCACCCGTTGGAGGAATCTAGGTACCGAGCAACCGCGGACCTGCACCACGTGCCCCAGGTCGTCTTCACCGCACCGGAAGTCGCATCCGTCGGTCTCACGGAAAGGGTGGCCGCCAGCGAGGGTTACGACGTGACAATAGCGGAGCTCAACATCGCGGTGGCTGGATCCGCGCTCTCGCGGGACGACTTCGAGGGCCACGCAAAGTTAGTAGTTGACAAGGGAACTCGCTGCCTGGTCGGCGCAACCTTTGTTGGCCCGGACGTAGGCGAACTAATTCATGCCGCGACGATCGCAGTTGTTGGCGCGGTGCCACTCGAGACGCTCTGGCACGCTGTGCCGTCTTTTCCGACGGTCAGCGAGGTATGGCTGTGGCTATTGGAATCTCTGCGTGGCCAGTGA
- a CDS encoding TIM barrel protein: MTQLAVCAEMVYLDRPLIERVRALDDAGFAAVIWDWSKHDVDALARSGARFSSMTGYLRGTLTDAEGADELLRTAQQAIKTAEKLNCPRLNLHGTGLDAQGLPVHPAHVTTGAMWLTAFQTLSRIAELGERAGVTFMLENLNAAVDHPGVPFGRAADTLALVEAVNSPGLRMNLDLYHAQIGEGNLIELTRRAVGAGLVAEVQVADVPDRCEPGTGEINYPAIAQVLADVGYDGSIAMEAWASGDDHLAVERFRHAFAASPNL, translated from the coding sequence ATGACACAACTGGCAGTGTGCGCAGAGATGGTATACCTCGACCGTCCACTGATAGAGCGTGTTCGCGCGCTTGACGACGCGGGGTTCGCTGCTGTTATTTGGGACTGGAGCAAACACGACGTCGACGCCCTCGCGCGCAGTGGCGCGCGATTCTCTTCAATGACTGGCTATCTGCGCGGCACTCTCACCGATGCAGAGGGCGCCGACGAGTTACTGCGCACAGCGCAGCAGGCCATCAAGACTGCTGAGAAGCTGAACTGCCCCCGGCTGAATCTCCACGGCACTGGTCTTGATGCACAGGGACTCCCGGTGCATCCTGCGCACGTAACTACTGGCGCAATGTGGCTGACCGCGTTCCAGACCCTGTCTAGAATTGCTGAGCTCGGCGAACGGGCGGGTGTCACATTCATGCTGGAAAACCTCAACGCAGCGGTAGATCACCCAGGTGTACCCTTCGGCAGAGCTGCAGACACCCTCGCGCTCGTGGAGGCCGTAAACAGCCCAGGCCTGCGGATGAACCTGGACCTGTACCACGCACAAATCGGTGAAGGAAACCTCATCGAACTGACGCGCCGCGCTGTCGGCGCTGGCCTAGTTGCCGAGGTCCAGGTGGCTGATGTACCCGACCGCTGTGAGCCCGGAACGGGTGAAATCAACTATCCAGCTATCGCGCAAGTCCTTGCCGATGTCGGCTACGACGGCTCGATAGCGATGGAGGCATGGGCGAGCGGCGACGACCACCTGGCTGTCGAACGATTCCGTCACGCGTTTGCCGCATCCCCTAACTTGTGA